The sequence CGCGCGCTTCGGCCATGAGGGCCGCCATCCGGAATCGCTCCGGGTGGCGGCCCTCGGCCGTGTGTGGTCCGTTACCTCCGCCGTCAGCCGACGACCACCACTACGACCGGGTTGCTGTTGAAGCCGTAGCCGTTGCCGTAGCCGAACCCGTTGCCGTAGCCGAAGCCGTTGCCGTAGAAACCGTTGTTGCGGAAGCCGAAGCCGTTGCCGTAGAAGCAGTTGCCGAACCCGCCGTAGAAGCAGCCACGGTTGGTGGAGACCTGGGTCGGGGTGGCTGCCGACGCGGTACCGGCGGTGCCGATCGCGATTCCGCTCGCCATCAGAACACCGATGGCGGACGCGGCGGCAAAACGCCTCACGCGGTGTGCATTCATCGATCTGCCCTCCTTCCACCCCCTCGTGCGGTCGTCATCGAGGCACGAGACGGATGGCCACGGACCCGGAGCACGATGCCCGGCGTGGTCGTTGGTATTGCCGCCCGTGTAGTGGAATCAGGGCTCTCAGTCCCCTGCGATTCGGGGGATTGCGCTGTCTGGCGCACCCTGTGGCGCGGCTCTCATCTGTAGATGCTAGCCGCCCGGCGACCACCCAGCATCCCGGGAGATCGGCGGGAGGTGACGGCCGAGCGCGCAACCTTCGGCGCTTCCCATGTTTCCTACTCTTGGGGGATCATCCTCCTGGTTCTGTCCGACGAGAGAGGTTGAACGGGGATGACCGAACAGGACGACTGGGAGCGCGAGTTCGATCACAGGTGGGCGAATTCCGCCGAGCACAAGGAGCCCTCGGCGCGGGCCCGGATGCTCGCCGCCCGCTGGAAGGAGAACCCGCCCGACCCGGCGCCCTTCCGCGCCGACCCGGAGTCGGCCGCGCCGCGGCGCTCGTCGTGGGTGTCGACGGTGGTGGTGCTCGGCTGTGTGGCCGCGGTGATAGTCCTGCTGGGGTACGCGCAGATGCGCTCCCCCTATTAAGGGGACGGCGGGTGCAGGAGGAGATCAGGGACGGGGCGGCGGCCGCACGGCGGCTGGTCGCGGGTGCCGGGCTGCGGGACGTCCTCGACACCGGCGATCCGGCGGCCTGGCTGGCGCTGGACGAGGGCGCGCGGGCCGACGAGTGGTCCTTCCCCCCGTACGTCGTGCCCTCCTGGGAGGAGACGGACGGCGGGCGCTCGCTGACCGCCGTCCTGCGCGGCGACGGCCCGCTCACCGAGGGGCAGCTCGCGCTCGCCCTGTGTCACCGTGACGGCCGGATCCGGCACAAGGCGCTCGGGCGGGTCGCCGGGCTTCCGACGCTGCTGCCGCTGGTGGCGGTGCGGTGCACGGACTGGGCGCAGCCGGTGCGGGAACGGGCCAGGAAACGGCTCGCCGAGGCCCTGGACGCGCGGACGGCCGCATGGCTCGCCCCGCTGGTCCGGCGCCTCGGCGACCGCCACCGGGGCGACTTCGCCCTCGGTCTGCTCGGCGAGGTGCTGCGGCGGGCGCCCGGCGAAGGGCTGACCCCGCTCCTGGCCTCCCCCGACCGCCCCGTACGCCGTTTCGCGTACGGACTCGCCGTCGAGGAGGGGTTCCTCTCCCCGGCCGCGCTGGCCCGCGCGGCGGCCCGGGACGACGACGCCGTCGTCCAGAGCCTGTGCGCCGAGGCCGCCCTCGCCGCCGTGACGGACGAGGACGCGGAAGACGTGCTGGGGGCGCTGCTCGGTGCCCCGGGCCCGCGGGCCCGGTCCGCCGGAGTGACCGCGCTGCGCAGACTCCGGCGGCCGGAGCAGGCCGTCGGGTTTCTCGCGGACCGGTCGGCGCTGGTGCGGGCCTGTGCCCGGTATGTCGTGCGGCAGTACGGGACCGATCCGCTGCCCTGGTACCGCGAGCGGTGCGCCGGCCCCGGTGACCCGGCACTGCCGCCGGGTGCCGCCGTCGGGCTCGCGGAGTGCGGGACCCGCGCGGACGCCGCCCTGCTGTGGCCGCTGCTGGACCACCCGGCGCCCGGCGTCCGGGCGAGGGCGGTGGCCGGGCTGCGCCTGCTGGACGTGACGGACGTACCGCGGATGCGGCGGATGCTGGACGATCCGGCACCGGGGGTCGTCGGCGAGGCCACCCTCGCCCTGCTCCCCTCCGCCGCGCTGCTGCCGCAGGCGTGGCTGGCCGCCCGGCTGGCGCCGGAGCGGCCCCGGTGCGTGCGCGTGTCGGCGCAGCGGCTGCTGCACGCGCACGGCGAGGTCGCACGGCTGCGGGCGGCGGTGACCCTGCTCGGCGACGCGGACGAGCGGCTGCGGACGCGGGCCGAGCTGACCGTGCGGCGGGCCCTGCGGTGGGGTGCGCGGAGCCGGTCCGGGCCCGAGGTCGCGGAGCTGCTCGCCGAGGCCCGCTCCCGCCTCGGCCGAGCGCCCCGGCGCACAGGAAGCCTTTGCTGCCCCTAGATCTGCGCGCGACCTCCTCATGGCGGTCCGCAGGTGCACACTGGACAGCGGGACGAGTGCGTGACTGCGGGGTGATGCAGATGCAGAGCCGCTTCCAGAGCGATCGGCGGCTGACCGTGCGCATGACGGTCACGCTGTTCCTGCTCGGGCTGCTGTACGTGGCGTTCGTCGCCGCGTTGATCGTGTTGCTGAAGTCCTGGCTGCTGGTCGTCGTCCTGGTCGGCGCGATGTTCGTGGCGCAGTTCTGGTTCTCCGACCGGATCGCGATGTTCGCCATGCGCGGGCGGGTCGTGGAGCGGGAGGAGTATCCCGAGCTGCACGCGGTGGTCGACCGGCTGTGCGCGATCGCGGACATGCCGAAGCCGGTGGTCGCCGTGTCCGATATGGACATGCCGAACGCGTTCGCGACCGGCCGCAATCCCGATCACGCCGTGGTCTGTGTGACCACGGGGCTGCTGCGGCGGCTGGAGCCCGCCGAGCTGGAAGGCGTGCTGGCGCACGAGCTGTCGCACGTCGCGCACAAGGACGTCGCCGTGATCACGGTCGCGTCGTTCCTCGGCGTGATCGCCGGGCTGATCGTGCGGTTCGCCTTCTACTCGCAGGTCTTCGGCGGGGGCCGCAGGGACCAGAACACCGCGATCGTGTTCGCCGGGGTGATGGGGGTATCGGCGGCCGTGTACGCGATCAGCTTCCTGCTGATCCGGGCCCTGTCCCGGTACCGGGAGCTGGCGGCCGACCGGGCCGCCGCGCACCTGACCGGCCGGCCCTCGGCGCTGGCGTCGGCGCTCACCAAGGTCTCCGGGGAGATCGCCCGGATCCCGACCAAGGACCTGCGCACGGCCCAGGCCTTCAACGCCTTCTACTTCACCCCCGCGACCGGCAAGGAGCCCGGCATCGAGCGGTTCTTCTCCACCCACCCGACGCTGGAACAGCGCCTGGAGCAGCTGGGCCGTATCTCCACGGAGCTGGGCGAGGCGGCCGCGCCGGGCAAGGCGGGCTGAACCTTGGGGCTGCTGGACATCCTGCTGGGCCGTACGAAACCGGTCGCACCCGATCTGGACCAGCTGTTCGCGCTGCCGTCGGCGGCCGTGACGCTCCAGGCGGCGGCCGGGTTCACCCCGACCGGCAACGGCGCGGTGTGCTTCGCCACGGTCGAGGGCGCGGCCTTCGAGCAGACCCACCGGGAGGTCCAGGCGCTGCTCGACGCGGACGCCGAGCGCGCCGGTCCTCCGGTGGAAATGAGCCAGGACGGCTACGGCTACTCCTGGCTGCTCTCCCGGCGGTCCCCCGACCAGCTGCCCCAGCTGGTCAACGACCTGCACGCGGTGAACAGCTCGATGGAGGCCAACGGCTTCGGACCGCAGCTGCTGTGCTCCCTGGCCGCGTTCGCGGACGACACCGGCCGCATGCTGGCCCTCGTCTACCTCTACAAGCGCGGCACCTTCTATCCTTTCGCGCCGCTGCCCGGCACCGCCGATCGACGGGACAGCGCGCTGGAGCTGCAGATGAAGGCGGCTCTCGCGAGCGACCTCAGGATCGAGCAGGACCTGAGCCGCTGGTTCCCGGTGTGGGGCGCCCCCGGCCTGTGACCGGCGGCGCCCCCGGGGCTCACCTGCTCTTCTCCCGCTCCTGGCGCCGGGCCTCGAAGGGGCGCTCGCGGCGGTAGCGGCGCTCCCACTTGGCCTGGCGGTCCCGGCGCTCGCGGTAGGCCCGGTAGGAGTCGGGCGGCGTGCCCGAACCGGCCGGCGGGGCCGCGCCGGGCGAGCCCCGACCGTGCTTCACGTACAGATAGAGCAGCGCGGCGGCGGCGAGCCACCAGATGTGGTTTCCGAATCCGAGAATCACCAGGACGACGGTCCCGGCGACGACGATGCCAGTCATGACGGACCTCCGTGGGGTGAGTGCGGCGTGCGTGCGGGAAGGGGAACGTGTCGGCTTCGCGACGTTTGTTCAGCGTAGGGAGACCGCTACCACGGGTGCACCTCGTTTTCCGTGCCGTCCGGCGGATGTGAGTGAATGGCACGTATGAGCGAACTCCCGGGTCTCCCTTGCGAGTACGACGCGATCACGCACATGTACGACGGTGAGCGGCTCAGCGCGGTGAGGGCCGGCCCGCGCGGACGGGCGACCGCCGTCCTCCTGCACGGGGCCGGCAACGGCAGCAAGGAACGGCTGCTGCCGCTGCTCGCCGAGTTCGCCGCGCACGGCTGCCACGCCCTGGCTCTCGACTTCTCCGGACACGGGGAAAGCACCGGAGAGCTCTCGGAGTTGAGCCTGCGGCGCCGGTTCGAGCAGGCGGCGGCGGTGATCGACGCGCAGGCTCCGGCCCGCGACCCGCTGGTCCTGGTGGGGTTCAGCATGAGCGGACAGACGGTGGCGGACCTCGCCCGCCACTACGGACAGCGGGTGGCGGCCGTGGGCCTGTGCGCACCCGCCGTCTACGCACCCCAGGCCTGGGACGTGCCCTTCGGTGACGGCCGGGGCCGGTTCAGCGAGATCATCCGCACCCCCGGCAGCTGGCGCGACTCCCCGGCCCTGGAGGTGCTGCGGGCGTACGAGGGCCGGGCGGTGCTGGCGGTGCCGGGCACGGACGAGGTCATCCCGCCGGAGGTGACCGAGGCCGTACAGGAGGCACTGGCGGCCCGCGCCCAGTACACGCGCTTCGAACTCCCGGACGCCGAGCACCGGTTGGGGCTCTGGTTCCGCGACCACGCCGGGGACCGGCGGGAGTTCGCCGCAGCCCTGCTCGGCGGGCTGGAGGAAGCGGGCTGGGCGGCGACACGGCGCTGGGTGGCCGAGCGGCTTCCGCGGGGCCGTACGGTCGCCGGCTCCCAGCGGCTTGCCGGGGGCTGGTCCTCCCAGATGCGCGGGCTCACCCTCGACGACGGCGAGGAGCTGGTGCTGCGCACCTTCGTGAAGCCGTTCTTCCGCCGGCACGCCCTGGGCCTGCTGTCCCGGGAGGCAGCCGTCCTCGGTCTGCTCGCGGGGCAGGAGGGCATCCCGGCACCGGCTCTGGTCGCCGTGGACGCCACCGGCGACCACTGCGACCACCCCTCGCTGCTGATGACCCGGCTGCCGGGCCTGGTGCGGGTGGACGAGGAGGACCGGGAGGCGCTGGACCGGCGTCTGGACCTGCTCGCCGCCCAGCTGGTCCGGATCCACGCGGTCGAGCCCGAGGACCGTCCGCGCACCTATCAGGCGTGGACGTCGGCGGAACGGCTGCGCACCCCGGACGGCGGGATGTGGGCACGGGCGGTGGACGTGATCCGCCGCGACCCGCCGCCGTACCGGGGCCGCTTCCTGCACCGGGACTACCACCCCGGGAACGTGCTGTTCACGGGTGCCGGGGACGGGCTGCGGGTGAGCGGGGTCGTCGACTGGGTGGAGACCTCGTGGGGGCCGGCCGACCTCGACGTCGCCCACTGCTCGACGGCGCTCGCCCTGTTGCACGGCCCGGCGCGGGGGCTCGCCTTCCGGGACCGGTACGAGGCGCGGGGCGGCCAGGGCCTGGCGGACGGGCCGGACCACCTCTACTGGCGGCTGCTGGACGCCCTGGCCTACTTTCCCGACGCCGGGAAACTGGCCCGGCCGTGGCGCGAGCTGGGCCGTACGGATCTGACACCGCGGGTGATGCGCGAGCGGCTGGAGGCGTACGTGGGCGGGCTGCTGGAGCGGTACGCCTGACCCGGCCGGTCCCGGCTCACACCCCCGGCTCCGCCGTCACCACGCCCGCCCCGATGGCCGCGCCGAGGGCCGCGTGGTCGGCGGCGGTCTGGGCGGCGTAGGCGAGGGCGAAGTCGGCGACGGCGCGGTCGAAGGTGTCGGCGCCGCCGAGGTAGGCGGCGATGGCGATGCGGTCGCCGGAGCGGGCGTGGGCGCGGGCCAGGGTGGTGCCGCACAGCCGGGCGTAGGCGAGCAGGTCGGCCGGGTCCATGCCGGCGACCTCGGCGGAGCCCTTCGTGTCGCGCAGCCTGCGCCAGTAGAAGGCGCGGCCCTGGGGTCCGCTCATCCAGCCGAGGAAGATGTCGGTGGCGGACTGCAGCAGCCGCTGCCCGGCGACCACCCGGTGCCCGGGATGGACGTACGGCCCGCTCGGCAGATGTTCCTCCAGCACCGACGTCCGTGCCTCCTTGATCTGCAGGAACAGCAGGTCGTCGGTGTCCCGCCCGGTGAGCAGCACGATGAAGCAGCGCAGGCCGACGCTGCCGATACCGACGATCTTGCGGGCGGCGTCGGTGAACCGGTAGCGGTCCAGGAGATGGCGGCGCTCCTCGGGGAGGGTGGAGCGGTAGTCGCTGAAGGTCTTGCGCAGGGAGGCCATGTCCGGGGCGCCGGCGGGTTCCAGGAGCGGCGGGTCGTGGATGATCCGGCGCCGCCCGTCGACCAGCTCCGTCAGCTTGCCGTAGGCCTGGAGGCTGGTGCGGCGGCGGGTCCGGGTGAGGCTGGATTCCAGGCGGCGCCTGTGGCGGGCGGAGTGGACGAGGGGCAGCAGACGGTCGCCGTCGACCTGTTCGTACCAGACGGCCAGCTCTCCGAGTCCGGCCAGCCGGCGCATCGCGGTGCGGTACCCGGTGACGGCCGCCTGGGCCGCGGCTCGCATCTTGGCACCGCTGTGGCCGTTCTCCCTCGCGGCCACCGCCACACTGGCCGCGAGCCGCTTGACGTCCCATTCGAAGGGCCCGGGAAAGGTCTCGTCGAAGTCGTTCAGGTCGAAGAGCGGGGTGCGTCCCGGGGAGGCGTAGAGCCCGAAGTTCAGCAGGTGGGCGTCGCCGCACAGCTGCACCGTGAGCCCGGTGTGGGGCTGGACGGCCAGGTCGGCGGCCATCACCGCGGTGGCACCGCGCAGGAAGGCCAGCGGCGAGGCGGACATCCGTCCGTAACGTATCGGCAGCAGCTCGGGAAGCCGGTCGCGGCCCTGTCGCTCCAGTACGGCCACGGGGTCGGGCCGGTCGGCGGACGGGATCCACAAGGCGTGTACGGAGCGGGGGACCTTCTTGCGGGCCTGTCTGCCGCACTGGGCGCGGGCCTCGGGGGTGCCGCGCGGAGGACGGGCCTCGGGAGTGGCACGCCGGGGGCGGACCTCGGTCATGCTCATACGGCGGCCTCCTTCTGCGGTTCCCCGCGTTTGCCGTCACCTCCTGCTGGAAGTGAAGGCCGGACGGGCGGGCCCGCGCATGCGGAGCGGGGCGAACGGGTGAAGGGGCCGGTTGTCAGTGGCATCGGCGACCATGAGGGCAGGACAGCGCGGACGGGACGGACGGGACGGGAAGGCCGGCATGAGCGACGTACGACGGCGGCACATCGGTACGGCTGAGCGGCGGGCCCGGCTGGCCCTGCGGCACCGCCTCGCGCCCACCGCCCGGGCGACGGACCCCGAGGAGGTCGCCGCCTCCCTGGTGGCGCTGCACGGCACGGACCCGGCGACGGTGTTCCTGGCGGTGGCGGCGCGGCTGGCCGACCCGGCCAAGGCGGTCCCGGAGACGGAGCGGGCGCTGTACGAGGACCGCGCGCTCGTCCGCATGCACGGTATGCGCCACACGGTGTTCGTGTTCCCGACGGAGCTGACGGCGGTCGTGCACGCCTCGACGGGCCTCACGGTGGCGGCCCGTGAACGCGCCTCGCTCCTCAAGGACATGGCCAAGGCGGGCGCCCCCGACGCGGCCTGGCTGGCGGAGGTCGAGACGGCCACGCTGGCCGCGCTGGCCCGGCGCGGCCAGGCGACGGCGGCGGAGCTGGCGGCGGACGAGCCGCGTCTGCGCGAGCAGTTCGTGTACGCGGCCGGGAAGAGCTACGAGGGCGTGCACACGGTCTCCTCGCGCCTGCTGCGCGTCCTCGGCGTCGAGGGCAAGGTGGTCCGCGGCCGACCGCTGGGCTCGTGGACGTCCAGCCAGTTCCGCTGGGCACCGGCACCGGAGCACCCGGAGCTGGACGCGGCCCGGGCGCAGGCGGACCTGCTGGACAGGTGGCTGAGAGTCTGCGGCCCGGCGACGGAGGCGGACCTGAAGTGGTGGACGGGCTGGCGGGTGACGGAGGTCCGCAGGGCCCTGTCCGCCGTCGGCGCGCGGGAGGTGACCCTGGACGAGGGCACGGGCTACGTCGCCGACGGTGACGCGGACCCGGTTCGGGCGCCCGAGGAGCCCTGGGCGGCCCTGCTCCCCGCCCTGGACCCGACGGCCATGGCCTGGCAGCGGCGCGACTGGTACCTCGCGCCGGAACTGCGCGGGGACCTCTTCGACCGCAGCGGCAACGTGGGTCCGACGGTGTGGTGGAACGGCCGGGTGGTGGGCGGCTGGGCCCAGCGCGCCGACGGCGAGATCGTCTGGCGCGTCACCGAGGAGGGCGCGCGCCGGGAGGCCGAGGCGGCGGTCGCGGCGGAGGCCGGGCGGTTGCGGGGGTGGCTGGGGGCGACGCGGGTGACTCCTCGGTTCCGTACGCCGCTGGAGCGGGAGTTGACGGCGTGAGGTGGGTCTTCGGCCTGCGGTGGCGACGGCGTCGGGTGCCCCGGCAGCGCGGGGCACCCGGCGCCGGCCTCACCGGCTGTAGCGCATGAACGCCCGCACCATGTGGCACGTCGTGTCCGACGGCGGGTGCACGCCGATCTCCTCCGCCGTGCTGCGGATGGTCTCGTTGCGGGCCTGGTTCGGCAGGTAGACCCCGGAGTCGAGCAGGGCTATGGCGAGGCGCATGGCCTTCAGGCGCCGGTTGTGCGTGACGTACCACTCGCGCGGCCGCCCGGCCGGGAGCGGACGCTTCTCCGTCGGTGTGTAGGGCGAGTCGAACAGCACGGAACGCTTGGCGGTGGACTGGGTCGGCAGCGGCTTGGACTTCAGGGCGGCAGCGGGCACGGGCATCCTCCTGTCGTGGTCAGGGCACCCGCCGGAACTCCCGGCGACGCCCTCGAACACTGCCTCTATTCTACTGGCCGGCACTGACATCCAGACAGTCCGCAGGGTGCGGCAAACGTCCAGGTGAGAAAATGAATTGAGGCCCCGTCACAGCAGGTTCGGGTGAGGCGCGCGAGGCGCCGGATAATTCGAACAGAGCCATCGGTGAAGGGGCGTCAGCCCGGGCCGGGGCCGGCCATGGCCCGGGCACGCAAGGCACGTTTGTCCACCTTGCCGTTCGCGGTGAGGGGCAGGCGCCGCGTCCACCAGACGGCGGTCGGCCGGTGTGCCGGGGCGAGCCTCTCCGCCACCAGTGCGCATGCCTCGGCGGCGGCCTTCCGGCTCGCCGCGCGGCCGGGTGCCGGCACGAGGAAGGCGCAGACCTCCTCGCCCGTCCCGGCACTGGGTCTGCCGACCACGGCGGCCTGGGTGACGGCGGGGTGCCGGGCGAGGGCCGCTTCGACGGGCAGGCTGTAGACGTTGTCCCCGTCGACCACCACCATGTCCTTGGCCCGGTCGTCGAGGTAGAGATAGCCCTCGCCGTCGAGGTGTCCGAGGTCGCCGGTGCGCAGCCACCCGTCCCGCAGCACCTCGGCCGTGAGGTCGGGCCGCATCCAGTAGCCCGACATCAGGGCGGCCGAGCGCACCCATACGTCGCCGGTCCGTCCGGCGGGCAGGGGCCGCCCGGCCTCCCCTGCCTCCCGTATCTCGATCTCCACGCCGGCCGCCGGGCGGCCCGCCGAGCCGAGCAGCCAGGGCCGGTCCGCGACGGCCGCCGTGTGATCGGCGGGGTCCAGCCGGGTGACGACCGCGGCCTCGGTCGTTCCGTAGCCCTGCTGCCAGCGACAGCCCCAGGCGGCGACCGCCTGCCGCAGCCGCTGCGGCAGGATCGGCGCAGCGCCGTAGCTGATCGCTTCGAGGCCCTCGATCCCTTCGGCGGTGCGGGGGTCCTCGAGGAGCCGGTAGATCATGGGCGGCATCAGATAGGTCGACGCGGGCCCCAGCCTCCGGCACGCGGCCGCGAGCCGCCCCGCGTCGAAGGCGGACAGCACTTCCACCCGCCCGCCGGCCCGCCACTGTTCCAGACAGCGGCCGCCGGAGCGTGCGGCCAGGGAGGTCACCGACACGAAGGTCCCTGGATCGCGATCCCCTTCGGTGCCGTACGCACCGGAACGCGCCGCCAGCGCGCGGAAGGTGGTGGCGACGCCCTTGGGCCTGCCGGTGGTGCCTCCCGTGTACGTCACGCGGGCGATGTCGTCCTCGCGGGCCGCGAGGGGCACCGCGACCGCCTCACGACGCGCGGCCCGCCCGAGCAGCTCGGCCAGAGCCAGCCGCGGTGCGCCCGTGTCCGGCACCGGAACGCCGTGCACCACCAGTCGCGGGCGGCAGTCCCGGAGCAGATGCTCCACTCCGTACGTGGACGCGTCCCGCACCACCAGGGTCAACCGCGCGCCGAGGACATGGGCGGCGGTCCGCAGGAGCAGGGCCTGGGCCCGGTTCTCGCCCAGCACACACGCCAGGCCGGATCCGCGGCACACCCCCGCGTCGCCCAGCACACCGGCGATCCGGTAGACCTCCGCGAGCAGTGCGCCATGG is a genomic window of Streptomyces griseochromogenes containing:
- the htpX gene encoding zinc metalloprotease HtpX, which produces MQSRFQSDRRLTVRMTVTLFLLGLLYVAFVAALIVLLKSWLLVVVLVGAMFVAQFWFSDRIAMFAMRGRVVEREEYPELHAVVDRLCAIADMPKPVVAVSDMDMPNAFATGRNPDHAVVCVTTGLLRRLEPAELEGVLAHELSHVAHKDVAVITVASFLGVIAGLIVRFAFYSQVFGGGRRDQNTAIVFAGVMGVSAAVYAISFLLIRALSRYRELAADRAAAHLTGRPSALASALTKVSGEIARIPTKDLRTAQAFNAFYFTPATGKEPGIERFFSTHPTLEQRLEQLGRISTELGEAAAPGKAG
- the pspAB gene encoding PspA-associated protein PspAB, which encodes MGLLDILLGRTKPVAPDLDQLFALPSAAVTLQAAAGFTPTGNGAVCFATVEGAAFEQTHREVQALLDADAERAGPPVEMSQDGYGYSWLLSRRSPDQLPQLVNDLHAVNSSMEANGFGPQLLCSLAAFADDTGRMLALVYLYKRGTFYPFAPLPGTADRRDSALELQMKAALASDLRIEQDLSRWFPVWGAPGL
- a CDS encoding alpha/beta fold hydrolase, yielding MSELPGLPCEYDAITHMYDGERLSAVRAGPRGRATAVLLHGAGNGSKERLLPLLAEFAAHGCHALALDFSGHGESTGELSELSLRRRFEQAAAVIDAQAPARDPLVLVGFSMSGQTVADLARHYGQRVAAVGLCAPAVYAPQAWDVPFGDGRGRFSEIIRTPGSWRDSPALEVLRAYEGRAVLAVPGTDEVIPPEVTEAVQEALAARAQYTRFELPDAEHRLGLWFRDHAGDRREFAAALLGGLEEAGWAATRRWVAERLPRGRTVAGSQRLAGGWSSQMRGLTLDDGEELVLRTFVKPFFRRHALGLLSREAAVLGLLAGQEGIPAPALVAVDATGDHCDHPSLLMTRLPGLVRVDEEDREALDRRLDLLAAQLVRIHAVEPEDRPRTYQAWTSAERLRTPDGGMWARAVDVIRRDPPPYRGRFLHRDYHPGNVLFTGAGDGLRVSGVVDWVETSWGPADLDVAHCSTALALLHGPARGLAFRDRYEARGGQGLADGPDHLYWRLLDALAYFPDAGKLARPWRELGRTDLTPRVMRERLEAYVGGLLERYA
- a CDS encoding DUF2252 domain-containing protein: MSMTEVRPRRATPEARPPRGTPEARAQCGRQARKKVPRSVHALWIPSADRPDPVAVLERQGRDRLPELLPIRYGRMSASPLAFLRGATAVMAADLAVQPHTGLTVQLCGDAHLLNFGLYASPGRTPLFDLNDFDETFPGPFEWDVKRLAASVAVAARENGHSGAKMRAAAQAAVTGYRTAMRRLAGLGELAVWYEQVDGDRLLPLVHSARHRRRLESSLTRTRRRTSLQAYGKLTELVDGRRRIIHDPPLLEPAGAPDMASLRKTFSDYRSTLPEERRHLLDRYRFTDAARKIVGIGSVGLRCFIVLLTGRDTDDLLFLQIKEARTSVLEEHLPSGPYVHPGHRVVAGQRLLQSATDIFLGWMSGPQGRAFYWRRLRDTKGSAEVAGMDPADLLAYARLCGTTLARAHARSGDRIAIAAYLGGADTFDRAVADFALAYAAQTAADHAALGAAIGAGVVTAEPGV
- a CDS encoding winged helix DNA-binding domain-containing protein, which produces MSDVRRRHIGTAERRARLALRHRLAPTARATDPEEVAASLVALHGTDPATVFLAVAARLADPAKAVPETERALYEDRALVRMHGMRHTVFVFPTELTAVVHASTGLTVAARERASLLKDMAKAGAPDAAWLAEVETATLAALARRGQATAAELAADEPRLREQFVYAAGKSYEGVHTVSSRLLRVLGVEGKVVRGRPLGSWTSSQFRWAPAPEHPELDAARAQADLLDRWLRVCGPATEADLKWWTGWRVTEVRRALSAVGAREVTLDEGTGYVADGDADPVRAPEEPWAALLPALDPTAMAWQRRDWYLAPELRGDLFDRSGNVGPTVWWNGRVVGGWAQRADGEIVWRVTEEGARREAEAAVAAEAGRLRGWLGATRVTPRFRTPLERELTA
- a CDS encoding class I adenylate-forming enzyme family protein; this encodes MAAAYVTRLVEGLEGHVGRPALGGFGLGGRVLDHGALLAEVYRIAGVLGDAGVCRGSGLACVLGENRAQALLLRTAAHVLGARLTLVVRDASTYGVEHLLRDCRPRLVVHGVPVPDTGAPRLALAELLGRAARREAVAVPLAAREDDIARVTYTGGTTGRPKGVATTFRALAARSGAYGTEGDRDPGTFVSVTSLAARSGGRCLEQWRAGGRVEVLSAFDAGRLAAACRRLGPASTYLMPPMIYRLLEDPRTAEGIEGLEAISYGAAPILPQRLRQAVAAWGCRWQQGYGTTEAAVVTRLDPADHTAAVADRPWLLGSAGRPAAGVEIEIREAGEAGRPLPAGRTGDVWVRSAALMSGYWMRPDLTAEVLRDGWLRTGDLGHLDGEGYLYLDDRAKDMVVVDGDNVYSLPVEAALARHPAVTQAAVVGRPSAGTGEEVCAFLVPAPGRAASRKAAAEACALVAERLAPAHRPTAVWWTRRLPLTANGKVDKRALRARAMAGPGPG